In Rheinheimera sp. MM224, one DNA window encodes the following:
- a CDS encoding GntR family transcriptional regulator, with protein MTKASLYQQLKQDIRQGLWPAGAVLNQQKLSEYYQVSRIPVRDALQQLKAEALLVMAGKASLMVPPLTATEAEELYQIRLQLEPMALRRAFPQLSFSLLGQAEDLLHRIEQDQNLSAADSGALNWQFHLILYQASNCPHLLRLLHSLHQQVERYLGFQEISLNYAETSHQEHWQLLELLRSQQLDAAVALLQQHIQQAGELLVAHLRLLTK; from the coding sequence ATGACCAAAGCCAGTTTGTATCAACAGTTAAAGCAGGATATTCGCCAGGGCCTTTGGCCAGCGGGTGCGGTGCTGAATCAGCAAAAGTTATCGGAGTATTATCAGGTTAGCCGCATTCCAGTGCGGGATGCATTACAGCAACTCAAAGCTGAAGCGTTATTGGTGATGGCAGGTAAAGCCAGTTTAATGGTGCCACCTTTAACAGCAACAGAAGCCGAAGAGTTGTATCAAATCCGTTTGCAGTTGGAGCCTATGGCGCTACGCCGTGCTTTTCCCCAGCTCAGTTTTAGTCTGCTTGGCCAGGCTGAAGATTTATTGCATCGAATTGAGCAGGATCAGAATTTATCTGCAGCAGACAGTGGCGCACTCAATTGGCAGTTTCACCTGATATTATATCAGGCAAGCAATTGCCCACATTTGCTGCGTTTACTGCACAGCCTGCACCAGCAGGTGGAGCGTTATTTAGGTTTTCAGGAAATCAGTCTGAATTACGCAGAGACCAGCCATCAGGAACATTGGCAATTGCTGGAGTTACTGCGCTCACAACAATTAGATGCTGCCGTAGCTTTACTACAGCAGCATATTCAACAGGCAGGTGAGTTATTGGTGGCTCACCTGCGTCTCTTAACCAAATAG
- a CDS encoding peptidylprolyl isomerase, which yields MLKKSVLATTFAAALAVSHNAAATIVLVETNMGDFEINLFDQTTPKTVANFLTYVKDGSYNNSAFQRLVKDFIIQSGKRYTGNNTAPFIDIPQRAPVENEPKWSNVRGTVAMAKRPNLPHSGTNQWFVNIKDNSSNLDRQNDGFTVFGVVTGTGMSIVDSMNSLYVLGGAFIEAPVRNYTAADLANKVPVTAANIVTIERITVINDSPTTAANLNPVPNTLAGKDEGSSSGSSAPTLLMVLAGLAFWRRRKV from the coding sequence ATGTTGAAAAAATCTGTACTTGCGACCACTTTTGCCGCCGCTTTAGCTGTCAGCCATAACGCTGCCGCTACTATTGTTTTGGTAGAAACCAATATGGGTGATTTTGAAATCAACCTGTTTGACCAAACTACACCAAAAACTGTGGCGAATTTCCTGACTTACGTCAAAGATGGCTCTTATAACAATTCTGCATTTCAGCGGTTAGTTAAAGACTTCATTATTCAGAGCGGTAAGCGTTACACCGGCAATAACACAGCTCCTTTTATTGATATTCCGCAACGAGCTCCGGTAGAAAACGAACCAAAGTGGTCGAATGTGCGTGGTACTGTGGCTATGGCAAAAAGACCAAATCTTCCGCACAGTGGAACTAATCAGTGGTTTGTGAACATCAAAGACAACTCCAGCAATCTGGACAGACAAAACGATGGTTTTACCGTCTTCGGTGTAGTAACGGGCACAGGTATGTCTATTGTTGACAGCATGAATAGCCTGTATGTGCTGGGCGGCGCTTTTATAGAAGCACCGGTACGCAATTACACAGCTGCAGATCTGGCGAATAAGGTTCCTGTTACAGCAGCCAATATAGTGACCATTGAACGTATTACCGTGATTAACGACAGCCCTACTACAGCAGCAAACCTGAATCCGGTGCCAAATACTCTGGCAGGTAAAGACGAAGGTTCAAGCAGCGGCTCTTCAGCACCAACTTTATTGATGGTTCTGGCAGGTTTAGCCTTCTGGCGTCGTCGCAAGGTATAA
- a CDS encoding DNA topoisomerase III — translation MRLYIAEKPSMARAIADAFGAHQKQQGYLQLSNGDKVSWCLGHLLEQAEPEAYDPVFKSWRLEHLPILPEQWKLVAKTQSKAQLKILTQLIKEATELVHAGDPDREGQLLVDEVLQHSKVSQTKLKQTKRLLLNDLTPAAVRLALQQLKMNSEFAPLSQSALARSRADWLYGINLTRAYTLHGQKQGYQGVLSVGRVQTPVLGLVVQRDLQIENFVSRDFYQVKAHLTGADWPFSAIWQPSEACAPYQDEEGRVLNRELAELVQRKTSHQAAVVEQVQQLPKKQYVPLPFSLSALQIEAAKLYGMTAQQVLDTCQQLYERHQLITYPRSDCRHLPEQQFSQSAAVCRAIVANSPELAEMQQHTSMCLRSKAWDDSKITAHHAIIPTDKALKSASLNGFEAKLYWLIARQFLWQFFPPFCYLEQQALIKIAGGLFKAQARLVQSQGWKAFYKASQKEDQDEDADEQQSLPPLTKGQQLQSGQSELLSKQTQPPAYFTDATLLAAMTGISRFVTDPQLKRILKETAGLGTEATRAGILELLFKRGYLQRQGKQVRASQLGRVFIQSLPPRITAPDLTALWEAQLEQICHQQQDYPQFMAQLQPEIISLVQHAQVSAEIAKTAPQQKPAYQKKRRFAAKGAATKRVNKVV, via the coding sequence ATGAGATTGTATATTGCCGAAAAGCCCAGTATGGCCCGCGCTATTGCCGACGCCTTTGGAGCACATCAAAAACAACAGGGTTATCTGCAACTTAGTAATGGCGACAAAGTCAGTTGGTGCCTTGGGCATTTGTTGGAACAGGCCGAACCAGAAGCTTATGATCCGGTATTTAAAAGCTGGAGGTTGGAGCATTTACCTATACTGCCAGAGCAGTGGAAACTGGTGGCCAAAACACAAAGCAAAGCCCAATTGAAAATTCTGACTCAACTGATTAAAGAGGCGACAGAACTGGTACATGCCGGCGATCCGGATCGGGAAGGTCAGTTGCTGGTCGACGAAGTGCTGCAACACAGCAAAGTCAGTCAAACTAAACTTAAACAAACTAAAAGACTGCTGTTAAACGATTTAACCCCAGCCGCTGTGCGCCTGGCGTTGCAGCAGTTAAAAATGAATTCTGAGTTTGCACCTTTGTCGCAAAGTGCATTAGCCCGCAGCAGAGCCGACTGGTTGTATGGTATTAACTTAACCAGGGCTTATACCTTACATGGTCAAAAGCAAGGTTATCAGGGCGTGTTATCAGTAGGCCGGGTGCAAACTCCGGTGCTGGGCTTAGTGGTACAACGTGATTTGCAAATCGAAAACTTTGTTAGCCGTGATTTTTACCAGGTGAAGGCGCATTTAACAGGAGCCGACTGGCCTTTTAGTGCTATCTGGCAACCCAGCGAAGCTTGTGCTCCTTATCAGGATGAAGAGGGCCGGGTGCTCAATCGCGAACTGGCAGAACTGGTTCAGCGCAAAACCAGCCATCAAGCCGCTGTGGTAGAACAAGTGCAGCAGTTACCGAAAAAGCAGTACGTGCCTTTGCCTTTTAGTTTGTCGGCTTTGCAGATTGAAGCGGCAAAACTCTACGGCATGACAGCGCAACAAGTGTTGGATACCTGTCAGCAATTGTATGAACGTCACCAACTTATTACTTACCCGCGTTCGGATTGCCGGCATTTACCAGAGCAGCAATTTAGCCAGTCTGCTGCTGTCTGCCGGGCTATAGTGGCGAACAGTCCAGAGCTTGCAGAGATGCAACAGCACACCAGTATGTGCCTGCGCAGTAAAGCCTGGGATGACAGCAAAATTACCGCTCACCACGCTATTATTCCTACCGATAAAGCGCTGAAATCAGCCAGCCTGAATGGCTTTGAAGCTAAATTGTATTGGCTGATAGCGCGGCAGTTTTTGTGGCAGTTTTTCCCGCCATTTTGTTACCTGGAGCAGCAGGCGCTGATTAAAATTGCTGGAGGTTTATTTAAAGCTCAGGCCAGGCTGGTGCAGTCTCAGGGCTGGAAGGCTTTTTATAAGGCCAGCCAGAAAGAAGATCAGGACGAGGATGCTGATGAGCAACAAAGTTTGCCGCCTTTAACCAAAGGCCAACAGTTGCAGTCCGGTCAGTCTGAGTTATTATCGAAACAAACCCAGCCACCGGCTTATTTCACCGATGCCACTTTATTGGCAGCCATGACGGGGATCAGCCGTTTTGTCACAGACCCACAATTAAAACGTATTTTAAAAGAAACTGCTGGTTTGGGTACTGAAGCCACCCGGGCCGGTATTCTGGAGTTGCTCTTCAAGCGGGGTTATTTACAACGCCAGGGCAAACAAGTTCGGGCCAGTCAGTTGGGGCGGGTTTTTATCCAAAGTTTACCGCCACGTATCACAGCACCTGATTTAACCGCTTTATGGGAAGCTCAGCTGGAACAGATTTGCCATCAACAACAAGACTATCCTCAGTTTATGGCGCAGTTGCAGCCCGAAATTATCAGTCTGGTACAACATGCGCAGGTGTCCGCTGAAATCGCCAAAACAGCCCCTCAACAAAAGCCTGCTTATCAGAAAAAAAGACGCTTTGCTGCTAAGGGGGCCGCAACTAAAAGGGTTAACAAAGTTGTTTAG
- a CDS encoding CHASE domain-containing protein, giving the protein MFGQLAILLAIAPGMATSVFPSLGLAIAAALLWGYPMLVGAFLGSLAFKLVQPDWPEDLTWPDKIIFSISMATITSLTVAFAYWSIRRFANFHSALTFEKSILWLFFLAGPLACLISSTFSTLVLYRYGIVTTHTAGLNWFTWWVGDMIGVMIAIPLVFMVFAKPRPLWRTRWLTVGLPLLVCTALVVALFVLARFQYNQSLQQRFFDQSEQISATFQFRVSKVLQQMHMLERLFATQPEVTEVMFQQFLQDYPWQEAGVLFFDWIEQVPHQQRASVEAQLHTSFKEYANPGVRLAAQRPHYSVIRYMASASGDKSLAGLDIAADPTRKEAMDYAIDSGSISITAPVRLVSGNAALMFFIPVYHKGIIPESVEDKRKQIRGFICGIFETEQLVQTSLSQYDTSEFHLQIRDLGTGLSYYGSVPDLPAQARYLTWTRHWSHAGRSLELQLVPSKSMLNLNSGQQSWYVLTGGLVLCSLLGIFLLVLTGRSARIEHLITQRTKELSSILDNAIESIVIVDQQGLIERINKETTLLFGYAMPALLRQPVSKLLACLPEHKNHQLLQPLTIEQLNLWVGHTVEVTGLGEDGQQIPLEMGLSRVDTADKHLYTLMLHDLRERKKIDRMKSEFISTVSHELRTPLTSINGSLGLLAGGVVGELPSAAQQLVQIAKTNTDRLVRLVNDILDIEKLEFGQLKLQPSEVEISALLQEAKLQNQAYADKYLVRLDLITSPDAMPVYLYQDKFRLLQILSNLISNAIKFSPSHSVVKLSYQVKEGQLVIQVKDQGAGIAESFRSKIFQKFAQADSSDSRSNQGSGLGLNISKTLVEMMQGTINFESEMGKGTCFSLTFPYYQQLSRHEKTPLQD; this is encoded by the coding sequence GTGTTCGGCCAGCTAGCTATCTTGCTGGCGATAGCGCCAGGTATGGCAACATCAGTATTTCCGTCTTTGGGTCTGGCTATTGCCGCCGCCTTGTTATGGGGTTACCCCATGTTGGTTGGAGCCTTTTTAGGCTCATTGGCATTTAAACTGGTTCAGCCTGACTGGCCAGAAGATTTAACCTGGCCTGATAAAATTATCTTTAGCATCAGCATGGCCACTATTACCAGCTTGACTGTCGCTTTTGCATACTGGTCCATTCGTCGTTTCGCCAACTTTCATAGCGCTCTGACCTTTGAAAAAAGCATTCTCTGGTTGTTTTTCCTGGCTGGCCCTTTGGCCTGCTTAATTAGCTCTACCTTCTCCACTTTGGTGTTATATCGCTATGGCATAGTCACGACTCACACTGCTGGGCTGAACTGGTTTACCTGGTGGGTTGGCGACATGATTGGGGTGATGATTGCGATACCGCTCGTGTTTATGGTATTCGCCAAACCCCGACCTTTGTGGCGTACACGTTGGCTGACCGTAGGTTTACCTTTGTTGGTCTGCACAGCCTTGGTTGTGGCTTTATTTGTACTGGCACGTTTTCAGTACAATCAAAGTTTGCAGCAAAGATTCTTTGATCAGTCAGAGCAAATCAGTGCCACCTTCCAGTTCAGAGTCAGTAAAGTGCTGCAGCAAATGCATATGCTGGAGCGGCTGTTTGCTACTCAGCCTGAGGTGACAGAAGTGATGTTCCAGCAGTTCTTGCAGGACTACCCCTGGCAGGAAGCTGGCGTATTATTTTTTGATTGGATAGAGCAAGTACCACATCAACAAAGGGCTTCAGTAGAGGCACAACTTCATACCAGCTTTAAAGAATATGCCAACCCAGGGGTCAGGCTTGCAGCACAACGCCCACATTACAGTGTGATTCGGTATATGGCCTCGGCCTCTGGCGATAAGTCTTTGGCCGGGCTGGATATAGCTGCAGATCCAACACGAAAAGAGGCCATGGATTATGCAATAGATTCAGGCAGTATCAGCATTACAGCCCCTGTACGGCTGGTCAGCGGAAATGCGGCCTTGATGTTTTTTATTCCCGTGTACCACAAGGGTATTATTCCAGAGAGTGTCGAAGATAAACGCAAACAAATCCGTGGTTTTATTTGTGGCATTTTTGAAACAGAGCAATTAGTACAGACCAGTTTAAGCCAATACGATACATCAGAATTCCATCTGCAAATCAGGGATTTAGGCACAGGATTATCTTATTACGGCTCAGTACCGGATTTACCGGCTCAGGCGCGTTATCTGACCTGGACCCGGCATTGGTCACATGCCGGACGCTCATTAGAGCTGCAACTGGTTCCCAGTAAATCCATGCTCAATCTGAATTCAGGCCAACAAAGCTGGTATGTTTTAACGGGTGGCTTGGTGCTGTGTAGCTTATTAGGTATTTTCTTGCTGGTACTGACAGGGCGCTCAGCACGCATTGAGCATTTAATCACTCAGCGCACCAAAGAGCTGAGCTCGATTCTGGATAACGCTATTGAATCTATTGTGATAGTGGATCAACAAGGGTTGATCGAGCGGATCAACAAAGAAACCACCTTACTGTTTGGTTATGCGATGCCGGCGCTTTTACGTCAGCCAGTCAGTAAGTTATTGGCGTGTTTGCCTGAACATAAAAATCATCAATTGTTGCAACCCTTAACTATAGAGCAGCTGAATTTATGGGTGGGTCATACCGTTGAAGTCACGGGGCTGGGTGAAGATGGCCAACAAATTCCACTGGAAATGGGCTTAAGCCGGGTCGATACCGCAGATAAACATTTGTACACCCTGATGCTGCATGACTTACGTGAACGTAAAAAAATAGACCGAATGAAAAGTGAGTTTATCTCAACCGTCAGCCATGAACTGCGTACCCCCCTAACATCGATTAACGGCTCCTTAGGCTTATTGGCTGGTGGTGTAGTTGGTGAATTACCCTCTGCAGCGCAACAGCTGGTGCAAATTGCCAAAACCAATACAGATCGACTGGTAAGGCTGGTAAACGATATTCTGGATATTGAAAAACTGGAGTTTGGTCAGCTGAAATTACAACCGTCAGAAGTAGAAATTTCAGCTTTATTACAGGAGGCCAAACTGCAAAATCAGGCCTATGCCGATAAGTATTTAGTGCGGCTGGATTTAATTACATCACCAGATGCCATGCCAGTTTATCTGTATCAGGACAAATTTCGCTTGCTGCAAATTCTGTCGAATTTAATCTCCAATGCCATTAAATTTTCGCCCAGTCACTCTGTGGTGAAATTGAGTTATCAGGTAAAAGAAGGTCAGTTGGTGATACAGGTCAAAGATCAGGGGGCCGGTATAGCAGAATCTTTCCGTAGCAAAATTTTCCAAAAATTTGCTCAGGCCGATAGTTCAGACAGCCGCAGTAATCAGGGGTCTGGCCTGGGTTTAAATATCAGCAAAACTCTGGTTGAAATGATGCAGGGCACTATCAACTTCGAATCAGAAATGGGCAAAGGCACCTGCTTTAGCCTGACTTTTCCGTATTACCAACAACTAAGTCGTCACGAAAAAACACCGCTGCAGGATTAA
- a CDS encoding M2 family metallopeptidase encodes MKPIYKLSLTAVLVSSALLLTACGEKAADPAETKAVATQATAEEAKAFVKAAGDEFSTLLLEVNRADWIASNFITEDTEALSAAAGQKLTEMVVRLANQAARFNDTEVDYDTRRQLDKLKQALTLAAPQDKAKTEELSGIVAKLNAMYGKGKYCKTPDNCLDLGQMSSTMASSRSYDEQLEMWTGWHNTAAPMKPIYVRQVELANEGAKELGYADTGAMWRSKYDMDPNAFALELDKQWGAVKPLYDALHCHVRAKLSEKYGADKVPLNKPIPAHLLGNMWAQSWGNIYDLVAPADADPGYDVTKLLADKGYDELKMVKGAEGFFTSLGFAPLPETFWTRSLFVQPKDRDVVCHASAWDLDAKDDLRIKMCIQRTGEEFSVIHHELGHNFYQRAYKNQPVFYQESANDGFHEAIGDTIALSVTPKYLQQIGLLEQIPDESKDIGLLLKLALDKVAFLPFGLLVDQWRWQVFSGQVKPEQYNEAWWKLREQYQGVAAPIARTEADFDAGAKYHVPGNTPYTRYFLAHILQFQFHKALCEKAGDTGAIHRCSIYNSKEAGAALNEMLEMGSSRPWQEALAKLTGKPEMDSSAILAYFAPLKTWLDEQNKDRQCGW; translated from the coding sequence ATGAAACCTATCTATAAACTCAGTCTGACCGCTGTGTTGGTCAGCTCTGCCTTACTACTGACCGCTTGTGGCGAAAAAGCCGCAGATCCGGCAGAAACCAAAGCTGTTGCCACCCAGGCTACAGCTGAAGAAGCCAAAGCTTTTGTCAAAGCGGCCGGAGATGAATTCAGCACTTTATTGCTTGAAGTCAATCGTGCCGACTGGATAGCATCGAACTTTATCACCGAAGATACCGAAGCTTTATCTGCTGCTGCAGGCCAGAAGCTGACAGAAATGGTGGTGCGTTTAGCGAATCAGGCTGCACGTTTTAATGACACAGAAGTGGATTACGACACCCGCCGTCAACTGGACAAATTAAAGCAGGCACTGACTTTAGCAGCGCCGCAGGACAAAGCCAAAACTGAAGAGTTATCCGGCATTGTCGCCAAATTAAATGCCATGTATGGCAAGGGTAAGTACTGTAAAACACCGGATAATTGCCTGGATTTAGGTCAGATGTCCAGCACTATGGCAAGCTCACGCAGCTATGACGAACAACTGGAAATGTGGACTGGCTGGCACAATACAGCTGCACCTATGAAGCCTATTTATGTACGACAGGTGGAACTGGCGAACGAAGGTGCCAAAGAGCTGGGTTATGCCGACACAGGAGCTATGTGGCGTTCAAAATACGATATGGACCCCAATGCCTTTGCGCTTGAGCTGGATAAACAATGGGGCGCAGTCAAACCTTTATACGACGCTTTGCATTGCCATGTACGGGCTAAGTTATCGGAAAAATACGGTGCCGACAAAGTGCCACTGAACAAACCTATCCCTGCACATTTGCTGGGCAATATGTGGGCGCAAAGTTGGGGCAATATTTATGATTTAGTAGCACCAGCAGATGCCGATCCGGGCTATGACGTCACCAAGCTGCTGGCTGACAAAGGCTATGACGAGCTAAAAATGGTCAAAGGGGCTGAAGGCTTTTTCACCTCATTAGGTTTTGCGCCTTTACCTGAAACCTTCTGGACCCGTTCTTTATTTGTTCAGCCTAAAGACAGGGATGTGGTGTGCCATGCATCAGCCTGGGATTTAGACGCCAAAGACGATTTACGTATCAAAATGTGTATTCAGCGCACTGGCGAAGAGTTTTCAGTGATCCACCACGAACTGGGGCATAACTTCTACCAACGTGCATATAAAAACCAGCCGGTGTTTTATCAGGAAAGTGCTAATGATGGTTTCCATGAAGCCATTGGCGACACCATAGCCTTGTCAGTCACGCCAAAATATTTGCAACAAATTGGCTTACTGGAGCAAATTCCGGACGAGTCGAAAGATATTGGTTTATTACTGAAACTGGCCTTGGATAAAGTGGCTTTCCTGCCTTTTGGTTTGTTAGTTGACCAGTGGCGCTGGCAGGTATTTTCCGGCCAGGTAAAACCAGAGCAATACAACGAAGCCTGGTGGAAATTACGTGAACAATATCAGGGTGTGGCAGCGCCAATCGCCCGCACAGAAGCAGATTTTGACGCTGGAGCTAAATACCATGTGCCGGGCAATACACCTTATACCCGTTATTTCCTCGCTCATATTCTGCAATTCCAGTTTCACAAAGCTTTATGTGAAAAAGCTGGTGACACAGGCGCTATTCACCGCTGTTCAATCTACAACAGCAAAGAAGCAGGTGCTGCATTAAACGAAATGCTGGAAATGGGTTCAAGCCGCCCATGGCAGGAAGCTTTAGCCAAATTAACAGGCAAACCAGAAATGGATTCCAGCGCCATTCTGGCCTATTTTGCACCGTTAAAAACCTGGCTGGATGAGCAAAACAAAGACAGGCAGTGCGGCTGGTAA